The genomic DNA gggagggagacagagacagggaagcaTCATGATGAGCCAGCTGTTCATTATAAAACAGGCCTTTGGGTCTTCCCAGGGACCAGCAGCGCGCCACACTCAGGAAGGGCTTACCTTTCTGCAGGTGGATAATGTCAGGGAAGttggagagcaggccctggtAGAGAGACAGTGTGTCAAGCATTTGGAAGAGGTCATTCTTGGGCTGTTCTGCAAACATCTCACCAATAGTCTCATAGGTCCGGCCGGTGTGAGAAATGGCATTGTTGAGGGCCTCAGAGCTGAAGGGAGGATCCATCTGGAAGGCATGGCTAATGGCCTGAAAGGCACTCCCCAGCTTCTGGAACTCCTTGCGGAAGCCCCCCACGTGTTTCCGCACGAGCTCCGAGGCCACGGTGCTGAGCTGCAGGACGCTGTCGTCCATCTTCTTGCTGAAGGACTTGAACGTATCGACGCGGTCCTCTACGTCCTGCAGATCCTGGTGCTCCGTGGGGATCTGGAAGGTAAGCAGGAAACTGGCACCCACCATCTCGTCCTTCTCCGCCCGGCGTTTACCCATCTTCCACTGCTTGTCATCCAGGcagctgaggaaatgctggaAGCCCTCATACTGGGACAGCACAGGGTGGCTGGTCATGTGGTCCATCCAGAGGATGAGCCTCCGCTTGCGTTTCTCAATGAAGTCCTCCTCAAAGCGGCCCGTGGCCTGCTTCTCAGGCAGGTGGGGCACCGAGATTACGGTGAACTTGTGCAGAAGGCGGTTATAGAGCCAGTCGAAGTGTTTGTAGCGCCGGTACACAGGTGAGCCAGCGTGGGTGGGTGTCAGCTTGTAGGAGATGTAACTTTTGATGCCTTTGAACTTAGTCTGTTTGGTGGGGTCTTCTATGGAGCAGGCAAATGGGTGGGGGTTGGCTTTCCACTGAGGGCCTCGGGGGCCCATCTCGATGGAGTATGTCTCAGCAATCTTGGCCATCATGGGCACGTCACCAAGGATGAAGGCCTCCACTCCGGAGCGCACGAAACATGAGAAACGATTGAGGTTCCTCCCTACCACACTGCCCCGCTTGGCAGACGCCAGACTGTCCTGCCTTTCCAGGGGTGCCTTGGGTCGGAAAGCCATATGCTGGTTGGGGTAGGCACCCGGGTAGGAGAGGTTGAGTGGAGGGTGCCCATTGGTACCTAGGCCACCAGCCCGTGGCTCTTCTACCACTGTGCACCCATCGTCCCAGTCATcccaatcatcatcatcatcatcctcaaaGCTTCCTTGGTTTGAGAGGAAGCCACTGCccccaccactcctggctggacTGGCCATACTTGGACTGTTATACAAACTCACCTGGGTGCCCAGGGAGCCTGCGCCACTGGTGTAGTAGTCCACATGGTTGGTGCTGATGCCAGGACGGACAATCTCTACGTAAGAAGCAGGGAAGAGCCCCGTCTCCCCGCGGCTGTTCTGACCCTGCAGCCAGCCGTCCAGTGAGGTCTCGCTGAAGATAACTAGATCTTCATCCTGCTGGATGCTGATCTCCTCCTTGTTCTCGCTGTGGAAATCATAGAGGGCTCGGCCTTTCAGTGCCATGGCTAAGCGATCTGGTGGTCAGgattgggaggggaaaaaaaggtctTACGCAGACCCAGGGCACTCAGCAGGGTATCCAAAGATGTATTTGCAGCTCAAAGTCCTGTATAACCCCCCCACTCAAGCCCTCAGGAAGGGCCTCAGCATGCACAAATGCTGTCTAGCTGCCTTCTTTTCAAAGATCCGTCCATGGTCTAGAAAGTGCCTATCCAGCCTTGGGGTATCTATCTGCCTGTGAGCAGGGAGGGGTTGGTCATGACCacagtcttcttcctcctctcccttggcAGCCCCTGAGGAGGGAGTCTCTCCCTTCTCTCACACCAAGTAGAAAAGTCAAGTGACCTGGAGAAACGAGCTCTGCTAGAAAAAGAACAGGACGGACACTGTCCACTGGAACAATGTTGTGCGACTGAAAACAATCACGCGCAGACCACAGTCCCGAGAACGCAGGCAAAGTTCTGCTTCCCTTGGCTCCCAGCTCCTACTGGCTGCTCCCGGCTTTGGGAGGCTCTCACATTCCTCTGAAGAtctgctccttcctccttcctccccggGCCACCGCGTCTTCAAGAATCCAGAAAATccaagagggaaaaggagaataaCAGCAGAGTCCTGAACCAATTCCAAGGGTGGATGTGTCCGGCCTCCAAACGAGCCCGGCCAGGAAAACAAGGGCCAAAGCTTGCACAACCAGCCGATAAATACTAGACCTAGGGGGTGCGACCCTGTCTCGCCTggtttggtgccctcttcctGCCCTGCAAGTGGCCAGCTCCGACCCCCAGAGAACGAGGGGGCGCGACAAGCCGCTCAGAGGacttctggcctctctctctgcccctcttttGTTTGCCTAATTCCTCGGCAGTTTCGGAGTACGAAGCTGACCCGGATCGGAGTCCCAGAGCCCTCGTCCAGAAGTAATGCTGGTGGaaacctccaccatcaccacccccgtCCCTGGTATGCTAGCAAACACTCAGCAGCAGTTGGTAGATGGAGCTCCGTCGAATAGATGGCGTGGCCGGCTGTTTGTTCGTCGGTCCGTCTGTCCGTCGGTTCTTTCTCCGCGATGTCCTGTGGATCCGGAGCCCCAGCCTCCTTTCCCCGCACTTGCAGCCCCTCAGCGCTGCCAGCAGGAATCtagatacaaaacaaacaaacaccgccccccccccaaaaaaaaaagggaaaaaaaggagtcCAGGAGGTGGCGTCCCTAGGAAGGAGGGGAAAGCTGTAGGGGAGGTGAGGggtggagagaaaagagggaggttTGAGGGAGGGAACGCAGGCTAGGGAATTGAGCAAACTCTACCGCACTTCCGCGCGTCCTGGTGAGGCAGGGACCGCGCAGCTCCGCCCTCCCGCGGCGAGGGTGCCACCGGCGGCCTCCCGCCCTCTTTCCTTCTAGAGGACGCCCTCCCTCCCTCGGGTTCAGTCCGGGTGGCGAGGATCCAGGAAATGGACCTCAGAGTCGGGGAGCTGCGAGCTTTCAGCCGCCGAGGTGCCGGCGCCGGGAGCCACCTCCCGCCCGGGTTGGAGCGCCGCGCGGGGGAGCTCGCCAGCCGCCGCCGCCGGACTTCGCCTCCTAGACTCGGTCACCCGCCTGCCTTTTCCGTGACGCAAGTGCAGGGAAACTCCGAAAGTTTGCGGAGCGCGGAGTGGCAAGGAGGGAGCTAAAGGCTAGGAGAACCGCGTCGGCTGCCGGGGAGCAGGAGCTGCGGACTCCCTTTCCCCAGTCTCCTCTCCCGTCTCGCGTTTCCCGATCCATCTAGGGGCTAGTACAGCTCTGGGATTGTTCTCAAACCGAGATGCAGTAAACTGTGCGACTCTGGTGTCCCGCTATGCGAAACCCGATGCCGTGAACCTGATAGGGCGAGGGGCACCCCTGCCTTGGGCAGCTTCCTTTGGTATATGAgccagggcggggggggggggggggggggggggctgccgcAAGACCACATACTTCTGCAGTGACAAGTAACAAGCTTAGGCATGGACGGATTCTGGGTTGCTTTGTCCTTTCACGGGAGCGGGATCTTCCAATCTGGCTAGCaacagcaaggagagagagagaggagtgattTGGTAGATAGCCTCTAGGCTCGCAGGACTTGACCCTCCAGTTTATACAGAAATGAGTAAGACAGGGATTGTACTGAACTCTGGAACAAATAGTGCAACGATTAGCACTGCTGCCTTGCCCCTCCTGGTCTTTAATTCACAGTCTGTCTCATTCGTTAAGTTATGTATTCCAAACAACAAATTAACCGAGTACCGCTAATCTGCCAGGCCCCTGGACTACAAAGACAATAAAGTAAGACACCGTGCTTATCTTCTGGAAGCTT from Acomys russatus chromosome 14, mAcoRus1.1, whole genome shotgun sequence includes the following:
- the Snx33 gene encoding sorting nexin-33, encoding MALKGRALYDFHSENKEEISIQQDEDLVIFSETSLDGWLQGQNSRGETGLFPASYVEIVRPGISTNHVDYYTSGAGSLGTQVSLYNSPSMASPARSGGGSGFLSNQGSFEDDDDDDWDDWDDGCTVVEEPRAGGLGTNGHPPLNLSYPGAYPNQHMAFRPKAPLERQDSLASAKRGSVVGRNLNRFSCFVRSGVEAFILGDVPMMAKIAETYSIEMGPRGPQWKANPHPFACSIEDPTKQTKFKGIKSYISYKLTPTHAGSPVYRRYKHFDWLYNRLLHKFTVISVPHLPEKQATGRFEEDFIEKRKRRLILWMDHMTSHPVLSQYEGFQHFLSCLDDKQWKMGKRRAEKDEMVGASFLLTFQIPTEHQDLQDVEDRVDTFKSFSKKMDDSVLQLSTVASELVRKHVGGFRKEFQKLGSAFQAISHAFQMDPPFSSEALNNAISHTGRTYETIGEMFAEQPKNDLFQMLDTLSLYQGLLSNFPDIIHLQKGAFAKVKESQRMSDEGRMAQEEADGMRRRCRVVGFALQAEMNHFHQRRELDFKHMMQSYLRQQILFYQRVGQQLEKTLRMYDHL